The nucleotide sequence ACTAATGCTTTGGACATTGATCAAAACACTGGAGTTATCTATTTTACCGATACTAGCACCATATTCCAAAGATGGTATGTATCATCAATTTACTcattatatagattttttttttttttttaagtttgtcCATATAGTTATGATTCTCATTCCCATTATTAACAATAGAATTTTTTAGGGCTTATGCAATAGCAATGCAAACAGGGGATAAGACCGGAAGGTTACTAAAATATGATCCAAGGACCAAAGAAGTGACGGTGTTGCTAAGAGGCTTATCCTTTTCAAATGGGGTCGCATTAAGCAAAGACaaagattttgttttagttactGAAACGACTGCCGCCAAAGTCACAAGATATTGGCTCCAAGGTCAAAAATCTCAATTGAGTGATACTTTTACACAACTTGTTGGATGTCCAGATAATATTCAAAGAAACATTCATGGGGAATTTTGGGTTGCACAAAATAATTGTGGAAGACCAGATCTAAAAGTTAGATCGGTAAAACTTAACAGAGAATGGAAGATCATGGAAGAATTAAGTGAGGATTTTGGCCCTTTGAGGAAGTCCAAGAGAAAGATAATGATTTATGGTTAGGTTCTGTGATTTTGTCATATATAGGTCTgttaaattagaatattttttaatattataatatgtagGTGtcttttggaatttaatttgattttattacttTGTAATTcctagttttaatttttattattcactTATACATTATATAATATActtttataaagatttgaataaattttcattttataaatcgGTGATGGATGGATTGGATTAAGTGATTAACATGTAGAGTATAAcactttttgttttaatataatattgaatatgcttttattttatttttttttaaattaagaaatataataaaagccCCCAAATACAAAACAACATTTGCAAAATTCAAAAGTATTTAATGTATCATGTTCTCGTGATTTATTGTTAAACTTTTATGaacattttgataataaaaattaaaaataaagagcaTTCTTAAACACATACCCatcatctctttttctttttctttttcttttaaaaatattattaaatatgattttgttaTTAGCATTAAATATACCAAACATGTATAATgtttataagaatttaaaatataatttaaaaacatttatttttcttttaaaaatagtaaaataaatattgcaGTACCACATGAATGAATCCccaaatatatgtattttttttaaaaaaattctataaatatatatttttttctttttaaaattttttatttggttagtccttactttaaattttcttttcgtATTTAGTGCATCAATGAAAATGTGTTTTGATAATGTCACTTTATTTgaacatcttttatttttaaaaatataaaggaaaagaaaaaggcaaaagaaaaacatattattctaaattattaagtttaaggaaaaaatttaaaaatatggtaaaaaaaaaatctcacatttttaaaatcaactATTCATGTCAATCTAAGTTTTTTCCATCAAACAAATAAGAGTGTTGCTTCTCtagttaatatttaaaaattaatttcttacatagaaaataaaacaaaaatgtctCGTAGAATGATATattattcttgattttttaAACTTTGTGTGTGCAgagtaaatgaaattaataacttaaaatgatttaataacttaatttaagtcattatgtaaattaaatatatttgataaataatttaatggtgaCCTAAAGTCAAacatagtaataaataaaaataattaatttattcttaagtttatatttttattctatcttTTTGCCCTCATTATTTCAATAATCTCTTTTGCTATTCTACCATCTCCATTATTACTCAACTTTCTtcaccctaattataatttataaagataaatatattgatttaatgatttaaaataaattttaagtaataagtattaagttttatcaaacatctacTATAATATCTagaaacatattaaaatataacTTATTACAAGTAGGACTCTTTCTTTTAGAATTATgctaaaaacaaacaatatttataaatgattattaaaaaaataatttaattttaattcactatgagatttataaattctttattaattaataaacttaCAACCAAATCATGCTATAAATATAATTCCTTTGAATATAAATTAGAATGATAATtcgtatatttaaaaaaaaaaaaattgaaacaaggtgctattaaagttacattttgattttgatgatgaccttgagttttttttttcttcctgttgtaattgataattaaatatataagacTATATTTACCTGATGagataatatatgatataatatgtatatcttaagatattatATA is from Vitis riparia cultivar Riparia Gloire de Montpellier isolate 1030 chromosome 10, EGFV_Vit.rip_1.0, whole genome shotgun sequence and encodes:
- the LOC117923892 gene encoding protein STRICTOSIDINE SYNTHASE-LIKE 10-like — encoded protein: MKLSQFFIFSFISISLFGCVNSHQALKYNRLELPSRVSGPESIAFDCNGDGPYTGISDGRILKWQGSKHGWKEFAITSPIPKFCDGSINPAMEQVCGRPLGLKFNEATCDLYIADAYFGLLVVGHNGGVAKQVVTSAEGVPFRFTNALDIDQNTGVIYFTDTSTIFQRWAYAIAMQTGDKTGRLLKYDPRTKEVTVLLRGLSFSNGVALSKDKDFVLVTETTAAKVTRYWLQGQKSQLSDTFTQLVGCPDNIQRNIHGEFWVAQNNCGRPDLKVRSVKLNREWKIMEELSEDFGPLRKSKRKIMIYG